The genomic window GCCCCAGCGATTCGGTCTGCACCGCCATCCACAGCGCGTTGATATCCTCGGGCGTCAGTTCGCCCTGGGCGCGGGCGGCGTGCAGGCGACATTCGAAATCGTAAAAGGCGATCTGGCGCACGACGGTATTGATCATGTCCTCGACCTTGCCGGCCAAGAGCGCCTTGCGCTGGGCGGGGTCGGAGGTGCGGGCCAGCAGCGCGCGAAAGGTCAGCATCTCGCCGAATACGCTGGCGGTTTCGGCCAGCGTCAGCGGGGTGGCCGCCAGCAATTCGCCCTGTGCCGCCGCCAGGCGTTGATGCACGCCATGGCCCAGCTCATGGGCCAGCGTCATCACATCGCGGGGTTTGCCCAGATAGTTCAGCAGCACATAGGGGTGGACTGTGGTGACGGTGGGATGGGCAAAGGCGCCCGGGGCCTTGCCTGGCTTGACCGCCGCATCGATCCAGCCCCGCTCGAAGAACGGCTGGGCCAGTTCGGCCAGCCGCGGCGAAAACCCGGCATAGGCATCCAGCACGGTGGCGCGCGCCTCGGCCCAGGGGATCAGTCGCGGGCTTTCGCTTGGCAGGGGGGCGTTCCGGTCCCAGACCTGCAACTTGTCCAGCCCCAGCCAGCGTGCCTTCAGCGCGTAATAACGATGCGACAGGCGCGGATAGGCGCGGGTGACGGCATTGCGCAGCGCCTCGACCACCTCGGGTTCGACATGGTTCGACAGATGCCGCGCCGTCTGCGGGGTCGGCATCTTGCGCCATTTGTCCTCGATCGCCTTTTCCTTGGCCAGGGTGTTGTGGATGCGGGCAAACAGCTTGACGTTCTGGCCAAAGACGCGCGCGAGGGCACGGGCACCCGCCTCGCGCCGGCTGCGGTCGTGATCGGTCAGCAGGTTGAGCGTCGCCTCAAGCCCCAGCACCTCGCCCTGCACGTCGAAGGTCAGCGCCGCGGTGGTTTCGTCGAACAGCCGGTTCCAGGCCGCGGCGCCCACCACGGAATTGTCGTGCAAAAAGCGTTCCAGTTCGTCCGACAGCTGATAGGGGCGCATGGCGCGCATGCGGTCGGTCACCGGCTTGTAGCGGGCGGGGCCGTCCGCGGCGGCAAAGATCGCCTCGTAGCGGGCATCCGGGATACGGTTGAATTCCAGACTGAAGAACACCAGCGCCGTCGTCGCATTGGTAATGCGATCCTGCAGGTCGCCCATCTGCTTGGCACGCTGGGCGTCGGTGGTGTTCTGGTAATAGCGCAGCCCGACATAGGACATCAGCCGACCGGCCAGAATGTCGATCTGCTGATAGCGCTCGATGCAGGCCAGCATCTGAGGCGCGTCCAGCTCGGCCAGACGCCCCTGATAGTCGCGGGCAAATTCGGCGCACACATTATCCAGCCGGTCGAGGTCACGGGCCAGTTCCGGCGCATCGGGTGCCGCGTAAAGATCCCGCAGATCCCATTCCGGCAGATCGCCCAGATCGGCCGCAGGTGCGGCCACCGGCAGGGCGTTTTCGTCGCGGGGCAGGTCGCGGTTCGGCATCAGGCTGGCAAAGCGTGTCATGGTCCGTCCTTGTCTGGTCGGCCCAGATTTGCGCCCAAGTTGGCCGGGCTGCAAGACAGGGGACGGAAATTTGACCGATCAGCCGGCCGATGCGTTGAAATGCGCGATGGTTGCCTTGACGAACACTTCCCTGATTTCGTCGCGTTCCATGGCGGGCTCGTGCCGGCAATCGGGCAGTTCCAGCAGCTGGGCGGTTGGCCAGCGTCTGGCACGGTCGCGGATCGCGGCGGGTGAGACCACGCCCTCGGCCAGGCCTAGCGCAATCAGGGCGGGCAGGTCGGGGCTGGCCAGGGTTGCCAGGCGGCGACACTCCAGCAGCGCTTCGCGCAGCCAGTCATGACTGGCACCGCCAATAGAGACATCGGGCCAGGTGGCAGCCTCGGCCACGAGCCGCCCCCAGCGCCGGCCATCGCCGGTCAGCAGATTGCCGAGAAACGGGTCCATCAGGACAAAGCTTTCCTCGCCCCCCGAGCCTGGCGCGGCGCGTCCGCCCCATCCAAGCCGCGCAGCAGCCCGAGTCATGGTCAGCACCAGCCATTCCGGCACCCGCCCCAGATTGATCCCCCACATCGGCGCGGAAAACACCACACTGCGCACCGGCAGACCCGCGTCCAGCGCGGCCAGTCCCAGGGCACCGCCCATGGAATGGGCGAAAAGATGCCAGGGCTCGGGCAGGCCCAGTTCCTGGGCCGCGATCACCAGTTCGACCACATCGCGCTGATAATGCGAAAACGCCCCGACATGGCCGGGGCGCACATTGGTCTGCAAACGGTCCGAAAGACCCTGGCCACGCCAGTCGATGGCCAGAACGTGATAGCCGGCCGAAGCCAGCTGGCCGGCAAGCTCATCGTATTTTTCGACATACTCCGTTCGACCGGGGAACAGCAGGACCGTGCCCTGTGCAGCTTCGGCCGGCCAATGGGCGGCGCGCAGGCGCACGCCATCCTCGGCCCGCAGCCAGAAGGCGCGGGCGCGGGCCGGCGGATCGCCCGGCAGTCGGTGGAACGGCGCCGGCGTCACCGCTCAGGACAGCAGGGCGCCCAGCTTCATCGCTGTGGCCATCGACCCGTCCACGCGCAGCTTGCCGGTCATGAAGGCAACGGTGGGGCTGACATCGCCCGACAAGAGCCCCTCGAACGTGTCGCGGCTGGCGGTCAACGTCACCTCGGCCTCGTCATCGGCGGCGCGGGCGCCGGATGCATCGATGTAGACGCTACCTTCGCCCTCGATGACGAATTTCGCGGTGCCGTCAAATCCCTTGGCCTTTGCATCCAGCGCGGCGACGGCGCCTTCGACAACCTTGCTCATCTGTGATCTCCCCGGAGTCTGGAAAAGTTTGGGTTGGAAAGTTACATAGTGCTTATGCGTTGGCCAGTCCCACATTCCCACAATGTCGTTGCGGCATGGTTAATTCTGGGGCTGAGCCTGCCGGGCCCGACCCTGGGTCAATCTGCCTTGCCCGAGGGTCAGCCGCCCGTCAGGCCCGAATCACCCTTGGCGCAGAGCGATTTGCGTGCCCAACCTGCGCTGCCATCCGAGCCGACGGTGCAGGCCCAGGCGCAGACGCGCGCCGAACTGGACGCCTTGTTCGCCGAATTGGGCCAGCCGCAGGGGGAAACCTGGTCGCGGGCCGAAAGCGACATCTTGCGCCTGTGGTCCCGGTCAGGCTCGGCGGCGATGGATCTGCTCTATAAACGGGGCGAGGCGGCGCTGGACGCAGGCGATACGGTCACGGCGATCGGCCACCTGACTGCGTTGACCGATCACGCCCCCGATTTCGCCGCCGGCTGGCACCTGCGGGCGGTGGCGCTGTATATGGACGGCGATCTTGGCCCGGCACTGGCGGATCTGCAGCAGGCGCTGCGGATCGAGCCGCGCCACTTCCCTGCGCTGACGCAGCTGGGCGCCATTCTGGACGAACTGGGGCAGCGTCAGGCAGCACTGCGCGCCTTGCGCGCCAGCCTGAAGATCCATCCCCACCAGCAGGATGCGCGCGATGCCGTCACGCGTCTGGAACAGGAACTGCAAGGCACGGACGCCTGATGAATGACAGATCGCGGGTCACGGCCGTTCTGGGCCCGACCAACACCGGCAAGACCCATTACGCCATCGACCGGATGCTTGCCCATCGCACCGGAGTTATCGGCCTGCCGCTGCGACTGCTGGCGCGCGAGGTTTACGACCGCATCGTCAAGGCCCGCGGCCCCAGCGTCGTGGCGCTGGTCACCGGCGAAGAGCGCATCGTGCCAGACCGCGTGCAATACTGGGTCGCCACCACCGAGGCCATGCCCGAGGTCGGGGCCGATTTCGTCGCCATCGATGAAATCCAGCTATGCGCCGATCCCGAACGTGGTCATGTCTTCACCGACCGGTTGCTGAACATGCGCGGGCGCCACGAAACGCTGCTGCTGGGCAGCGACACCATGCGCCCGGCCATCGCCGCGCTGGTGCCGCAGGCGCAGTTCATGCGGCGCGAACGATTTTCCACCCTGTCCTGGGCCGGATCGAAAAAGATCAGCCGCATGGCGCCGCGTTCGGCCATCGTCTGCTTTTCGGTCGAAGAGGTCTATGCCACGGCCGAGCTGATCCGGCGACAAAAGGGCGGCTGCGCGGTGGTGATGGGCGCGTTGTCGCCGCGCACGCGCAATGCGCAGGTCGCGCTGTATCAGGGGGGCGAGGTCGATTATCTTGTCGCGACCGATGCAATCGGCATGGGGTTGAACCTCGACATCCGCCACGTTGCGTTCTCGGCCACCGAAAAATTCGACGGCCGCCGCTTTCGCCCGTTGTTTCCCCATGAACTGGGCCAGATCGCCGGTCGCGCCGGCCGTCACACCGAACCCGGCACCTTTGGCGTCACCGGCGATGCCGGCGGCCTTGACGACGGCCTGATCGACGCGATCGAGAACCACCGCTTTGCCCCGATCGGCCGGCTGATGTGGCGCAACGACGCGCTGGAGTTCGGCACGCTGGACCGGCTGATTGCCAGCCTCGAGACCAGCCCGCAATCCGAATGGCTGACCCGCGGGCGCGAGGCGGACGACCTGCGCGCGCTCAAGGCCCTGGCCGCCATGCCCGAAGTTCGCGACCGACTGCACCATCCGCGCGACCTGCGGCTGCTGTGGGACGTCTGTCGCATTCCCGATTTCCGGTCGATCTCGCCGGCGGAACATGCGACGTTGCTGGCGCGCATCCACGGCTTTGTCCGCGAAGGGCAGGTGCCCGACGACTGGCTTGCAGGCCAGATCGCGCGCATTGACAAGACCCAGGGCGACATCGACACATTGTCCAAGCGTCTGGCGTTCATCCGCACCTGGACCTATGTCGCGCAGCGTTCGGGATGGGTTTCGGACGAAAGCCATTGGCGCGCCGAAACGCGCGCGGTAGAAGACCGCTTGTCGGACGCATTGCATGCGGCACTGACGCAAAGATTCGTGGACCGGCGCACTTCAGTGCTGCTGCGCCGGCTCAAACAGAAGGAGAGCCTTTTGGCCGAGGTGAACGACAAGGGCGAAGTGACGGTCGAGGGCGAATTTGCCGGCCGACTGGAAGGCTTTCGCTTTCGCGCCGATCCCAGCGCAACCGGGGACGAGGCGCGGATGCTGACCCGCGCCGCCTACGAGGCGCTGAAACCGGAATTCCATTTGCGGGCGGATCGGTTCTACAACGCCCCCGACACGGAACTCGATTTCACAGAGCAGGGCGGTCTGATGTGGGGCAGCTCGGCCGTGGGCAAGCTGGTCAAGGGGTCCGAGCCCCTGAAGCCCGGCGTCGAGGCTTTTGTCGATGACGAGGCCGGCCCCGAGGTCGCCGAAAAGGTGCGCCGCCGGCTGCAGCATTTCATCGACCGCAAGATCGCCACCGCATTCGAGCCGCTGATCGCGCTGAAAAACGACGAATCGCTGTCGGGGCTGGCGCGCGGCTTTGCCTTCCGCCTGGTCGAGGCGCTGGGCGTGTTGCCGCGCGAAGGAGTCGCCGCCGAGGTCAAGGAACTGGATCAGGATGCCCGCGGCCTGCTGCGCAAGCATGGCGTGCGCTTTGGCCAGTTCACCATCTTTCAGCAGGCACTGCTGAAGCCCGCGCCAACCCGGCTGCGGCTGGTGCTGTGGGGTCTGGATCAGGGCCTGGCCGAGTTCCCGGAAAGCCCGCCTCCGGGATTGGTGACGATCCCGAACCTGCCCGACGTGCCCAAGGGGTATTACACGCTGTCGGGTTATCATCCGGCGGGTGAACGTGCGATCCGCATCGACATGCTGGAACGGCTGGCCGACATGTTGCGCAGCCAGGACACCCGCGGCGGGTTCGAGGCCAATGCCGACATGCTGTCGATCACCGGCATGACCCTTGAGCAGTTCGCAGGGCTGATGCAGGGGCTGGGCTATCGCGCCGAGCGGGGCGAGCGGCCCAAGTCCCGGCTGACCGCGGTTTCAGAGCGTGCCGCCGTGCCCGAGGCCACCGACCACGACCATCCGCTGACGGAAGAGGAAAGTGTCCTGGCGGCCGAGACTCGCGCCCGCTGGGAGGCCGAGCAGGCCGCGCGCAAGGCCACCGAGGCCGAGGCGGGCGAGGGCGCAGCAGCTGCGCCGGATGCAGCCCCCGAAACCGAGGTGTTCTACACCTTTACCTGGGCCCCGCGTCCGCGTGGGGGGCAGCGGCGGCCGGATCGCGGCGAACGCAGCGGCGGCGCACAGGGCCGCGGGCAGGGCGAGCGCCCCGCTCACCGCGACCGCGAGGATGGCAAGCCGCGCCGCGACGCCAAACCGGCCGAAGGCAAACGTCGCGAGGACATGCGCGGCGATCGTCCCGAGCGGGGTGGGAAAGGCAAGCCGCGTCATGACGGCCCCAAAGGCAAACCGCGTCATGAAGGGCCAAAATCCTTCGAGGCGCGTCCACCCCGCGCTGAAAAACCGGTCGATCCCGACAGTCCCTTTGCGATCCTGGCTGCGTTGAAGAACAAGCCGTGAGCGATCCCCACACAAGTGCAGCCAGCGGCGCCATTCGCCTGGACCGCTGGCTGCATCATGCCAGGCTGTTTCGCACCCGCACGATCGCTGCCGACGCCATCAGCGAAGGGGGGATTCGCGTGAATGGCCAACCGTGCAGCAAACCCTCGCATCTGGTGCGCACCGGCGATACCATCACCGTGGCGGCGCATGGGCGGGTGCGTGTGCTGCGTTTGCTGCTGACCGGCGCAAGGCGCGGCTCGGCCAGCGAGGCGGCAATGCTTTACGAAGAGCTGGCCCTGTAGCCGGATTGCGGGAATCTGTTCGTCGCGGCGGCTTTGGCGTGGAACAGGGTTTGCGCAACCGCGTCTTGTTGCCGCAAAGGGTCTTTTCGGACCTGCCGCCCTTGCATGATGCCCCCCATGGGCGTAACTAGCGCACAGGAAACAGGAATAGCGCGCCATGACCTACGTCGTCACCGATAACTGCATCATGTGCAAATACACCGATTGTGTTGAGGTGTGCCCCGTGGACTGTTTCTACGAAGGCGAAAACACGTTGGTCATTCATCCTGATGAATGCATCGATTGCGGCGTGTGCGAACCGGAATGCCCCGCCGACGCCATCCGCCCCGATACCGAGCCGGACATGGAATCCTGGGTCGAATTCAACCGCAAGTATGCCGAACAATGGCCGGTTATCACGCGCAAGAAGGATCCGATGCCCGGCTATCAGGAAATGGACGGCGTGCCCAACAAGCTGGAAAAATACTTCTCCGAAGCACCGGGCAGCGGCGATTGAGCTTTGCCGCAAAATGCCGCGATTCGCGGCCGAGCGATGTCTCAAAAGGGTGAACTGGCGCCAAACCCGCTGAATTACAAGCGGAATTTGGTGGTGCGGCTGGTGACTGCACGCTTTCTGCCAACCTTTGTAATGCGTCTTTTTCTGTGCTATGGTCCGGCAACAAGGGCGCCGACCGGCTGCTGCCAGTAGCCGGGTGGCGCCTATGGTTGTCCCGGCCGTCTGCCCGGCCGGGGATGCAGGTTCAGAATTGGTGGCCCGCAAGGGGGGAAAGTCCCGCCTTATGGGTTCTTTTGTGCCCCAATGGGTGCAGTGCGAAGGAAGCGCAATGTCGAAAGCGAAAAAGACCGAATTCCGTCCCGATGATTTCGTGGTTTATCCGACCCACGGGGTTGGCCGTATCGTCTCGATCGAAGAGCAGGAAGTTGCCGGCTTGCGGCTCGAGATGTTCGTCATTTCCTTTGAAAAGGACAAGATGACGCTGCGCGTGCCGACCGCCCGTGCGACCGAAATCGGCATGCGCGGCCTTTCCACCCCCGA from Paracoccus sp. SMMA_5_TC includes these protein-coding regions:
- a CDS encoding M3 family oligoendopeptidase, with product MPNRDLPRDENALPVAAPAADLGDLPEWDLRDLYAAPDAPELARDLDRLDNVCAEFARDYQGRLAELDAPQMLACIERYQQIDILAGRLMSYVGLRYYQNTTDAQRAKQMGDLQDRITNATTALVFFSLEFNRIPDARYEAIFAAADGPARYKPVTDRMRAMRPYQLSDELERFLHDNSVVGAAAWNRLFDETTAALTFDVQGEVLGLEATLNLLTDHDRSRREAGARALARVFGQNVKLFARIHNTLAKEKAIEDKWRKMPTPQTARHLSNHVEPEVVEALRNAVTRAYPRLSHRYYALKARWLGLDKLQVWDRNAPLPSESPRLIPWAEARATVLDAYAGFSPRLAELAQPFFERGWIDAAVKPGKAPGAFAHPTVTTVHPYVLLNYLGKPRDVMTLAHELGHGVHQRLAAAQGELLAATPLTLAETASVFGEMLTFRALLARTSDPAQRKALLAGKVEDMINTVVRQIAFYDFECRLHAARAQGELTPEDINALWMAVQTESLGPAFEFMPGYETFWTYVPHFVHSPFYVYAYAFGDGLVNALYAAYESGLPDFQSKYFDLLAAGGSRHHRELLAPFGLDASDPAFWDKGLAMIEGFIDELEAIEA
- a CDS encoding alpha/beta fold hydrolase — translated: MTPAPFHRLPGDPPARARAFWLRAEDGVRLRAAHWPAEAAQGTVLLFPGRTEYVEKYDELAGQLASAGYHVLAIDWRGQGLSDRLQTNVRPGHVGAFSHYQRDVVELVIAAQELGLPEPWHLFAHSMGGALGLAALDAGLPVRSVVFSAPMWGINLGRVPEWLVLTMTRAAARLGWGGRAAPGSGGEESFVLMDPFLGNLLTGDGRRWGRLVAEAATWPDVSIGGASHDWLREALLECRRLATLASPDLPALIALGLAEGVVSPAAIRDRARRWPTAQLLELPDCRHEPAMERDEIREVFVKATIAHFNASAG
- a CDS encoding SCP2 sterol-binding domain-containing protein, with product MSKVVEGAVAALDAKAKGFDGTAKFVIEGEGSVYIDASGARAADDEAEVTLTASRDTFEGLLSGDVSPTVAFMTGKLRVDGSMATAMKLGALLS
- a CDS encoding helicase-related protein, producing the protein MNDRSRVTAVLGPTNTGKTHYAIDRMLAHRTGVIGLPLRLLAREVYDRIVKARGPSVVALVTGEERIVPDRVQYWVATTEAMPEVGADFVAIDEIQLCADPERGHVFTDRLLNMRGRHETLLLGSDTMRPAIAALVPQAQFMRRERFSTLSWAGSKKISRMAPRSAIVCFSVEEVYATAELIRRQKGGCAVVMGALSPRTRNAQVALYQGGEVDYLVATDAIGMGLNLDIRHVAFSATEKFDGRRFRPLFPHELGQIAGRAGRHTEPGTFGVTGDAGGLDDGLIDAIENHRFAPIGRLMWRNDALEFGTLDRLIASLETSPQSEWLTRGREADDLRALKALAAMPEVRDRLHHPRDLRLLWDVCRIPDFRSISPAEHATLLARIHGFVREGQVPDDWLAGQIARIDKTQGDIDTLSKRLAFIRTWTYVAQRSGWVSDESHWRAETRAVEDRLSDALHAALTQRFVDRRTSVLLRRLKQKESLLAEVNDKGEVTVEGEFAGRLEGFRFRADPSATGDEARMLTRAAYEALKPEFHLRADRFYNAPDTELDFTEQGGLMWGSSAVGKLVKGSEPLKPGVEAFVDDEAGPEVAEKVRRRLQHFIDRKIATAFEPLIALKNDESLSGLARGFAFRLVEALGVLPREGVAAEVKELDQDARGLLRKHGVRFGQFTIFQQALLKPAPTRLRLVLWGLDQGLAEFPESPPPGLVTIPNLPDVPKGYYTLSGYHPAGERAIRIDMLERLADMLRSQDTRGGFEANADMLSITGMTLEQFAGLMQGLGYRAERGERPKSRLTAVSERAAVPEATDHDHPLTEEESVLAAETRARWEAEQAARKATEAEAGEGAAAAPDAAPETEVFYTFTWAPRPRGGQRRPDRGERSGGAQGRGQGERPAHRDREDGKPRRDAKPAEGKRREDMRGDRPERGGKGKPRHDGPKGKPRHEGPKSFEARPPRAEKPVDPDSPFAILAALKNKP
- a CDS encoding RNA-binding S4 domain-containing protein codes for the protein MSDPHTSAASGAIRLDRWLHHARLFRTRTIAADAISEGGIRVNGQPCSKPSHLVRTGDTITVAAHGRVRVLRLLLTGARRGSASEAAMLYEELAL
- the fdxA gene encoding ferredoxin FdxA, whose amino-acid sequence is MTYVVTDNCIMCKYTDCVEVCPVDCFYEGENTLVIHPDECIDCGVCEPECPADAIRPDTEPDMESWVEFNRKYAEQWPVITRKKDPMPGYQEMDGVPNKLEKYFSEAPGSGD